In Antennarius striatus isolate MH-2024 chromosome 8, ASM4005453v1, whole genome shotgun sequence, a single window of DNA contains:
- the si:dkey-237i9.1 gene encoding SEC14-like protein 1 has product MVQKYQSPVRVYKHPFELVMAAYERRFPTCHLIPMFVASDVMDEDTSADGSTHRIERRCALDVDAPRLLKRIAGVDYVYFIQKNTLNRKERTLHIESHNETFSNRVIIHETCCYSVHPENEDWTCFEQSASLDIKSFFGFESTVEKVAMKQYANSIKKGKEIIEYYLKELEEDGIIHVPRWTPSSMPLLLPRPTSLSTSPPVLPKPTVTPAVSIQQPTDAKDSISQDNKQDGSGLQADSLADIMAGTPEDKLDADYIKRYLGDLTPLQESCLIRLRKWLQETHKGKIPKDEHILRFLRARDFNIDKAREILCQSLTWRKQHQVDYLLETWSSPQVLQDYYTGGWHHHDRDGRPLYILRLGQMDTKGLVRALGEESLLRHVLSINEEGLRRCEENTKVFGQPISCWTCLVDLEGLNMRHLWRPGVKALLRIIEVVEANYPETLGRLLILRAPRVFPVLWTLVSPFIDENTRKKFLIYAGNDYQGPGGLVDYIDKEIIPDFLGGECMCEVPDGGLVPKSMYRTAEELENEDVRLWTETIYQSASIFKGAPHEVLIEIIDASSVITWDFDMCKGDVVFNIYHSKRAPQAPRKDQLGAHGITSPGGNNVQLIDKSWTLGQDYSMVESPLTCKEGESVQGSHITRWPGFYILQWKFHNMPACSATNLPRVDDVLATLQVSSHKCKVMYYTELLGSEDFRGSMTSLESSHSGFSQLSAATTSSSQSQASSMISR; this is encoded by the exons ATGGTACAGAAGTATCAGTCACCCGTTCGGGTGTACAAGCATCCGTTTGAGCTGGTGATGGCG GCCTACGAGCGCAGGTTCCCCACCTGCCACCTCATCCCCATGTTCGTGGCGAGCGATGTGATGGACGAGGACACCAGCGCCGATGGCTCTACCCACAGGATCGAGCGCCGCTGCGCCCTGGACGTCGATGCCCCTCGCCTGCTCAAAAGG ATTGCCGGAGTTGACTACGTCTACTTCATTCAGAAAAACACGCTGAACCGAAAAGAGAGGACGCTCCATATCGAGTCCCATAACGAGACGTTCTCCAACAGGGTCATCATCCATGAGACCTGCTGCTATTCG GTTCACCCGGAGAACGAGGACTGGACGTGTTTCGAGCAGAGCGCCAGCCTGGACATCAAGTCATTCTTTGGATTCGAGAGCACCGTGGAGAAGGTTGCGATGAAGCAATATGCCAACAGCATCAAAAAG GGAAAGGAGATCATAGAGTACTACCTGAAGGAACTAGAAGAAGACGGGATTATCCACGTGCCCCGCTGGACTCCCTCCTCTATGCCCCTGCTTCTCCCTAGACCAACCAGTCTGTCCACCAGCCCCCCAGTCCTCCCCAAACCCACTGTCACACCGGCCGTTTCCATCCAGCAGCCCACGGACGCCAAGGACAGCATATCTCAGGACAACAAGCAGGACGGCAGCGGCCTCCAGGCAGACAGCCTTGCAGACATCATGGCTGGAACACCTGAAG ataaaTTGGATGCAGATTACATCAAACGTTACCTAGGCGACCTGACCCCCCTGCAGGAGAGCTGTCTCATCCGACTTCGCAAATGGCTGCAAGAGACTCATAAGGGAAAG ATACCGAAAGACGAGCACATCCTGCGTTTCCTGCGCGCCCGAGACTTCAACATCGACAAGGCGCGGGAGATCCTCTGCCAGTCACTGACTTGGAGGAAGCAGCACCAGGTGGACTACCTGCTGGAGACCTGGAGTTCACCACAGGTCCTCCAGGACTACTACACTGGGGGCTGGCACCACCACGACCGAG ATGGTCGTCCGCTGTACATCCTGAGGCTGGGCCAGATGGACACCAAAGGACTGGTCCGTGCGCTCGGAGAGGAGTCCCTGCTCAGACAC gtCCTGTCTATTAATGAGGAGGGTCTGAGACGCTGTGAGGAGAACACCAAGGTGTTCGGCCAACCCATCAG CTGCTGGACGTGTCTCGTGGACCTGGAGGGGCTGAACATGCGTCACCTGTGGAGACCGGGGGTCAAAGCTCTCCTCAGGATCATCGAGGTCGTAGAGGCCAACTACCCAGAGACCCTGGGACGACTGCTCATCCTGAGGGCTCCCAGAGTCTTCCCTGTGCTCTGGACACTG GTGAGTCCATTCATTGATGAAAACACCCGCAAGAAGTTCCTTATTTATGCAGGCAATGACTACCAGGGTCCTGGGGGTCTGGTGGACTACATAGACAAGGAGATCATCCCTGACTTCCTGGGAGGGGAGTGTATG TGTGAGGTACCGGATGGGGGCCTGGTTCCCAAGTCGATGTACCGCACcgcagaggagctggagaacgAAGACGTTCGCCTGTGGACCGAGACCATCTACCAAAGCGCCAGCATCTTCAAGGGAGCTCCACATGAA GTCCTGATCGAGATCATTGACGCCTCCTCGGTCATCACCTGGGACTTTGATATGTGCAAAGGTGACGTGGTTTTTAATATCTACCACTCCAAGCGGGCCCCCCAGGCTCCTCGTAAAGATCAGCTGGGAGCCCATGGGATCACATCACCTGGAGGCAACAACGTCCAGCTGATCGACAAGTCCTGGACGCTGGGGCAGGACTACAGCATGGTGGAGTCTCCTCTCACCTGCAAGGAGGGCGAAAGTGTCCAG GGCTCACACATTACACGCTGGCCAGGTTTCTACATCCTCCAGTGGAAGTTCCACAACATGCCGGCCTGCTCCGCCACCAACTTGCCCCGGGTGGACGACGTGTTGGCGACCCTCCAGGTCTCCTCGCACAAGTGCAAAGTCATGTACTACACCGAGCTGTTGGGCTCCGAGGACTTCAG GGGTTCGATGACCAGCTTGGAGTCCAGCCACAGCGGCTTCTCTCAGCTCAGCGccgccaccacctcctccagccaatcacaggccagCTCCATGATTTCCAGGTAG